The following proteins come from a genomic window of Ailuropoda melanoleuca isolate Jingjing chromosome 2, ASM200744v2, whole genome shotgun sequence:
- the SLC66A1 gene encoding lysosomal amino acid transporter 1 homolog isoform X1, whose product MVWKKLGLGNFSDCPNGSRQWIWDVFGECAQDGWDEASVGLGLISIVCFAASTFPQYIKACRAGNMDQALSLWFLLGWIGGDSCNLIGSFLADQLPLQTYTAVYYVLADLVMLSLYFHYKLKKRPPPLSAPINSVLLLVSGMVCAIPLLRSAGPAAAPREVFRGRTLLSVEPGSKPFTQQEIIGFVIGSVSSVLYLLSRLPQIRTNFLRKSTQGISYSLFALVMLGNALYGASVLLKHPEVGQSEGSYLLHHLPWLVGSLGVLLLDTVISIQFLVYRDTATSSERQPLLPS is encoded by the exons ATGGTCTGGAAGAAGCTGGGCTTAGGCAACTTCTCCGACTGCCCCAATGGTTCCCGCCAGTGGATATGGGACGTGTTCGGCGAATGCGCCCAGGATGGCTGGGACGAGGCCAGCGTGGGCCTGGGCTTGATCTCCATCGTCTGTTTTGCAGCATCTACCTTCCC CCAGTACATCAAGGCCTGCAGGGCGGGCAACATGGACCAGGCGCTGTCCCTGTGGTTCCTTTTGGGCTGGATCGGAGGAGACTCCTGCAACCTCATCGGCTCCTTCCTCGCTGACCAGCTGCCCCTGCAG ACCTACACGGCGGTGTATTACGTGCTGGCGGACCTGGTGATGCTGTCCCTCTACTTCCACTACAAGTTGAAGAAGCGGCCCCCTCCGT TGTCTGCCCCCATCAATTCCGTGCTGCTGCTCGTCTCGGGCATGGTGTGTGCCATCCCGCTGCTGAGGAGCGCTGGCCCTGCGGCTGCCCCGAGGGAGGTCTTCCGGGGCCGGACGCTCCTGTCCGTGGAGCCCGGCAGTAAG CCCTTCACTCAGCAGGAGATCATCGGCTTCGTCATCGGCTCTGTCTCCAGCGTGCTGTACCTGCTGTCCCGCCTGCCTCAGATCCGTACCAAC ttCCTGAGGAAGTCGACGCAGGGCATCTCCTACTCGCTGTTCGCCCTGGTGATGCTGGGGAACGCGCTGTACGGGGCGAGCGTGCTGCTCAAACACCCCGAGGTGGGCCAGAGCGAGGGCAGCTACCTGCTGCATCACCTGCCCTGGCTCGTGGGCAGCCTGGGCGTGCTGCTGCTCGACACCGTC